A DNA window from Bdellovibrio sp. BCCA contains the following coding sequences:
- a CDS encoding GNAT family N-acetyltransferase: MFHWEERITFQQKIKISFETGHYLVRTIETSDELHKVLALRRRAFPHLSERIKEFDYTADHLIAQDKLTGEICGAYRLSCSSHSKHFETEEDFNVNAMIKGPGVKVELAWACVAPEYRNGTVISALWEGIRSYLQLTRAQYAFGATSVMDSDGQRISDIQSLLKDLNSHPQNKSNKKILRALPTLLRAYILAGAFVFAQPIFDADLNCYDFMTVLEVNA; the protein is encoded by the coding sequence TTGTTTCATTGGGAGGAACGCATTACGTTTCAACAAAAGATAAAGATCTCTTTTGAAACCGGGCACTACCTGGTCAGAACGATTGAAACTTCTGACGAACTTCACAAAGTCCTCGCTTTGCGCCGTCGCGCCTTTCCTCATTTAAGTGAGCGCATTAAAGAATTTGACTACACGGCCGACCACCTCATTGCCCAAGATAAGCTGACAGGAGAAATCTGTGGAGCTTATCGTCTTTCATGCTCCAGTCATTCCAAACATTTCGAAACTGAAGAAGACTTTAACGTCAATGCGATGATCAAAGGTCCCGGTGTGAAGGTGGAATTGGCGTGGGCCTGTGTCGCACCTGAGTATCGCAACGGTACCGTGATCTCCGCTTTGTGGGAAGGTATTCGAAGTTACTTGCAATTAACAAGAGCGCAGTACGCCTTTGGCGCAACGAGTGTGATGGATTCCGACGGTCAGCGTATTAGCGATATTCAATCTCTTTTAAAAGATCTCAACTCACATCCTCAGAATAAATCGAATAAAAAAATTCTTCGCGCTCTTCCGACCCTTTTAAGAGCTTACATTTTAGCGGGAGCGTTCGTGTTCGCTCAGCCGATCTTTGATGCTGATTTAAACTGTTATGATTTTATGACGGTGCTCGAAGTAAATGCCTAG
- a CDS encoding DUF1232 domain-containing protein, with product MKVAQLNKLLKETKLSPERLAEYLQISNMTVRRWGKNPGTFQIPAQYEANLYAGILSLSKDGLLSKDHPLVIEAFEFLQTTYIQNSFHRMNVTPDQLGKDSSMDEGIVDLCLNLGQQSDNLDFVNQHSGEIKSFEKKNPNIYKMAQKLWQVVRSDEMQRAQKYIAFGALFYLFFPFDLIPDGLPALGFMDDFGILTVAYNYYVRSR from the coding sequence ATGAAAGTCGCCCAGCTTAATAAACTTCTGAAAGAAACAAAGCTTAGCCCTGAACGGCTTGCGGAGTACTTGCAAATCTCCAATATGACGGTGCGACGCTGGGGTAAAAATCCCGGGACGTTTCAGATTCCGGCGCAATATGAAGCCAATCTTTATGCCGGCATTTTATCGTTATCAAAAGACGGTTTGCTTTCCAAAGATCATCCGCTAGTCATCGAAGCATTCGAATTCCTGCAGACGACTTATATTCAAAACAGTTTTCATCGCATGAACGTCACTCCGGATCAGCTCGGAAAAGACAGCTCCATGGATGAGGGAATTGTAGACCTTTGCTTGAACCTCGGACAGCAGAGCGACAACCTGGATTTTGTAAATCAGCATAGTGGCGAAATTAAGTCTTTTGAGAAAAAAAATCCCAACATCTACAAGATGGCGCAGAAACTTTGGCAAGTGGTCCGTTCTGATGAAATGCAAAGAGCTCAAAAGTACATCGCGTTCGGAGCTTTGTTCTATCTTTTCTTTCCATTTGATCTTATTCCCGATGGTCTTCCTGCATTAGGATTTATGGATGACTTCGGAATTTTGACGGTGGCTTATAACTATTACGTGCGTTCCCGTTAA
- a CDS encoding phospholipase D-like domain-containing protein → MKSAFGNVLLVVSFLLQVCSAHAAQDILTVTPEDNHEQINSAVDKAQSSIEMVMFHLSDLESVDHLIAAQKRGVQVRIILDEKLVQKGSAAQIKDHLVAEGVDVRSSPPGFSITHEKAMVIDKKTALISSINLTRNGAFTRDFGIFTSDTGVINEMGSVFESDWSNSSMQLMPPTPQLSNEKLAWSPVNSKEKILALLDSAKKSISLEVENLGSVEVIAMLQKKSREGIAVTVLVPLCVEGGMDQKRNVPFLKDLAASGVKALAAVSPYTAENPYIHAKAIVVDSQAVFVGSENLSHNSLDLARELGIIERQPDITAKVESIIKADFRRGISGGALDSASCN, encoded by the coding sequence ATGAAATCGGCTTTTGGAAACGTTCTTTTGGTAGTTTCTTTCCTTCTTCAAGTCTGCAGTGCTCACGCTGCACAGGATATTCTGACGGTGACCCCTGAAGACAATCACGAACAAATCAATAGTGCCGTCGACAAAGCTCAGTCTTCCATTGAAATGGTGATGTTTCACCTCTCTGATCTGGAAAGTGTGGATCATCTTATTGCAGCCCAAAAGCGAGGGGTGCAGGTTCGCATTATTCTTGATGAAAAGTTGGTACAAAAAGGCTCCGCCGCTCAAATTAAAGACCATCTCGTTGCCGAGGGCGTGGACGTTCGTTCAAGCCCTCCAGGTTTTTCAATCACGCATGAAAAAGCGATGGTGATTGACAAAAAGACGGCTCTTATTTCTTCCATCAATCTCACTCGCAATGGGGCCTTCACCAGAGATTTCGGAATTTTTACGAGTGATACCGGTGTGATTAATGAGATGGGAAGCGTTTTTGAGTCTGATTGGTCTAATAGTTCGATGCAATTAATGCCTCCCACCCCGCAACTTTCAAATGAGAAACTTGCTTGGAGCCCCGTGAATTCCAAGGAAAAAATTCTGGCTCTTTTAGATTCGGCTAAAAAATCAATCTCCCTTGAGGTTGAAAATCTTGGAAGTGTTGAAGTCATCGCGATGCTTCAGAAAAAAAGTCGTGAAGGAATCGCAGTGACGGTCCTAGTTCCTTTGTGTGTCGAAGGCGGTATGGATCAAAAAAGAAATGTCCCATTTCTTAAGGATCTGGCAGCCAGCGGTGTCAAAGCCCTGGCAGCGGTGTCGCCGTACACAGCGGAAAATCCCTACATCCATGCTAAAGCTATCGTCGTAGATTCACAGGCCGTCTTTGTGGGATCTGAGAATTTAAGTCATAACAGCTTAGATCTGGCTCGCGAACTGGGCATTATTGAGCGCCAACCAGACATCACAGCGAAAGTTGAATCAATCATAAAAGCGGACTTCCGCCGTGGCATTTCAGGTGGTGCCTTAGATTCGGCTTCCTGCAATTAG
- a CDS encoding alpha/beta hydrolase family esterase — protein sequence MFLGLGRLLLLIGSIVMATSQACAIEIAYSYFNESITVSNQDASVKRPLLLWIHGCNQTDEKFVDVTDIVEKTKHLNPVIIAPYQVSKMNLLKCWNFASSEMQKRDGDFMQVIDEVKKHIEAGEVDPNRVFVGGFSSGAMFANHLALCFPDIFKGALIHSGAPFDVTGSMTIDSARTNVQEALTCAGENSSSETHRLKTLFYIHGKKDKVVPAFMGRNAFAQSILYMDSLDDRQFNSSYKATHLIGQDGYSVRFADGSSTSYIEIENMSHRWSGSKPGSDFSSPSTLSSIDVFLRLTDNLR from the coding sequence ATGTTCTTAGGACTTGGGCGGCTTCTTTTATTAATTGGTTCGATCGTGATGGCGACATCTCAGGCCTGCGCCATTGAAATCGCCTATTCTTATTTTAATGAAAGTATCACCGTCTCAAATCAAGACGCCTCAGTGAAAAGACCTTTGCTCTTATGGATTCACGGCTGCAACCAAACCGATGAAAAGTTTGTTGATGTGACAGACATTGTAGAAAAAACGAAACATCTAAATCCTGTGATTATTGCTCCTTATCAAGTTTCTAAGATGAATCTTCTGAAGTGCTGGAACTTCGCCTCATCGGAAATGCAAAAGCGTGATGGTGACTTCATGCAGGTCATTGACGAAGTTAAAAAACATATTGAAGCTGGTGAGGTCGACCCCAACCGTGTCTTTGTAGGAGGGTTTTCTTCGGGAGCCATGTTTGCCAATCACTTGGCCTTATGTTTTCCGGATATTTTTAAAGGGGCCTTGATACACTCTGGCGCTCCTTTTGACGTCACAGGCAGCATGACAATAGATTCCGCTCGCACCAATGTGCAAGAGGCTTTAACCTGCGCGGGGGAAAACTCGTCTTCGGAGACCCATCGTTTAAAGACGTTGTTTTACATTCATGGCAAGAAAGACAAAGTCGTTCCCGCCTTTATGGGCAGAAACGCCTTCGCCCAATCTATACTTTATATGGATTCATTGGACGATAGACAGTTTAATTCTTCGTACAAGGCGACCCACTTGATAGGTCAGGATGGATACTCGGTGCGTTTTGCTGATGGCAGCTCGACAAGTTATATTGAAATTGAAAACATGTCCCACCGCTGGTCAGGAAGCAAGCCAGGTTCTGACTTTAGCTCCCCTTCGACTCTTTCAAGCATCGACGTCTTTTTGCGCCTGACAGATAATTTGCGCTGA
- a CDS encoding beta-sandwich domain-containing protein, whose product MDRHWAQRILTSILVLQVAGVAHAETTLPSFLNELAADPGAQAAQPYEGVGRIADITRKAGGDLYRLDLAKPVPLTQIKAKPSVGRVKLVSVTLVTDKRERIPVKTLSNIIVANTDPALISENITGDAGIATIEVQAEAMWGAAGLDVSAISNKETPQLALREPMSCDKKMDAALKEKLDTVQVWAGRAEGSAQGSIQEKYATKEFNRYVNEFIAALRDSKASYLSTEYTLTLLNFFTERHNASRAGSAAEQAYKNMATETFEVFLASLENEKDQECREMSSEGLTNIALDFQKKYDASKPDSRARKIYEMMISRIGKFIPTQYRKELAAKNYNFRQADAEGYKYYKLFTSSKPDSFLKPTHQEMSMNAYAVAEQALTREVQQMDSEKRYQLIVEYQAKYNDPTQYPQEVMLKYLVILSENGTLFEIKL is encoded by the coding sequence ATGGATCGTCATTGGGCGCAACGAATTTTAACGTCAATCCTTGTACTTCAAGTCGCGGGGGTTGCTCATGCTGAAACAACTCTTCCCTCATTCCTCAATGAGTTGGCGGCAGATCCTGGTGCACAAGCGGCACAGCCTTATGAAGGCGTGGGCCGAATTGCAGACATCACTCGTAAAGCGGGCGGGGATTTATACAGGCTTGATTTGGCAAAGCCCGTTCCATTGACACAAATCAAAGCGAAGCCGTCCGTCGGTCGCGTGAAATTGGTCAGCGTAACTTTGGTGACTGACAAAAGAGAACGCATTCCGGTAAAAACTTTGAGCAATATTATTGTTGCTAATACGGATCCAGCTTTGATTTCTGAAAACATCACAGGCGATGCTGGAATTGCAACAATTGAAGTTCAAGCAGAAGCGATGTGGGGAGCGGCAGGTCTGGATGTTAGTGCGATCTCAAACAAAGAAACTCCGCAATTGGCTCTTCGTGAACCTATGTCTTGCGATAAAAAGATGGACGCGGCTTTAAAAGAAAAGCTCGACACTGTTCAAGTATGGGCTGGCAGAGCTGAGGGAAGTGCACAGGGATCTATTCAAGAAAAGTATGCGACGAAGGAATTTAACAGATACGTTAACGAATTTATCGCGGCTTTAAGAGATTCAAAAGCGTCGTATCTTTCAACAGAGTACACTTTGACACTTCTGAACTTCTTTACGGAGCGTCATAATGCAAGTCGTGCGGGCAGTGCGGCTGAACAAGCTTATAAAAACATGGCGACAGAAACTTTTGAAGTTTTCTTAGCTTCTCTTGAAAACGAAAAAGATCAAGAGTGTCGTGAGATGTCCAGTGAAGGTCTCACAAATATCGCATTGGATTTCCAAAAGAAATACGACGCGAGCAAGCCAGACAGCCGTGCAAGAAAAATTTATGAAATGATGATTTCGCGAATTGGAAAATTTATTCCAACTCAGTATCGCAAAGAACTTGCGGCGAAAAACTACAACTTCCGTCAAGCCGATGCTGAAGGGTACAAGTACTACAAACTCTTTACTTCAAGCAAACCGGACAGCTTCTTAAAGCCGACTCATCAAGAGATGAGCATGAATGCATACGCGGTGGCAGAACAGGCTTTGACTCGTGAAGTACAACAAATGGACAGTGAAAAGAGATACCAACTGATCGTTGAGTACCAAGCTAAATACAATGATCCGACTCAGTATCCTCAAGAAGTGATGTTGAAATACTTAGTCATTCTTTCTGAGAATGGAACTTTGTTCGAAATTAAACTTTAA
- a CDS encoding substrate-binding periplasmic protein — translation MIRFMLFTLVFLGFSPVFAKTIVINGEDDWAPYSSATKNYKDVEGLAPDIVRAAFKTQGIKVVTRPVPFARCLHEVDEGTAIGCFDTVISSETQDRYIFHPTPLFTADMVIYGSINEAPKTWTFKDLEGKTVGTTNGYTYPTEFISNKRVLHSPGPTEKSQLEKLASGRIQYAILWGLTGSLILEERPDLTKKVKALGVISRTNLYLSFSKKHKEGAKYAALLEKGLQKIRSNGTYAEIVDQFNSRHVAEESRL, via the coding sequence ATGATCCGATTTATGTTATTTACTCTTGTATTTCTGGGCTTCTCACCTGTTTTTGCAAAAACCATTGTGATTAACGGAGAAGATGATTGGGCTCCTTACTCTTCGGCGACGAAAAATTATAAAGACGTTGAAGGCCTTGCTCCTGATATCGTGCGAGCTGCTTTTAAAACTCAAGGAATTAAAGTTGTCACACGTCCGGTGCCATTTGCGCGATGCCTTCACGAGGTGGACGAGGGAACCGCGATTGGCTGCTTTGATACCGTGATTAGCAGTGAAACCCAAGACCGCTATATTTTCCATCCCACGCCCCTTTTTACAGCGGACATGGTTATCTATGGCAGTATCAACGAGGCTCCCAAGACGTGGACCTTTAAAGATCTTGAAGGAAAGACCGTGGGCACCACCAACGGCTACACCTATCCCACGGAGTTTATCAGCAATAAAAGAGTCCTGCACTCGCCAGGCCCTACGGAAAAATCACAGTTAGAAAAACTAGCCAGTGGGCGCATTCAATATGCAATCTTGTGGGGGCTTACGGGTTCTTTGATTTTAGAGGAACGCCCCGACCTGACTAAAAAAGTGAAGGCGTTAGGAGTTATTTCTCGAACGAATCTTTATTTGAGCTTTTCAAAGAAGCATAAAGAAGGTGCAAAATATGCGGCACTCTTAGAAAAAGGACTGCAAAAAATTCGCTCCAACGGAACTTATGCCGAAATCGTCGATCAGTTTAACTCAAGACATGTTGCTGAAGAATCGCGATTATAA
- the gntA gene encoding guanitoxin biosynthesis heme-dependent pre-guanitoxin N-hydroxylase GntA yields MFTIRNMSIKGVEEDIRNLISQKNYPCVAAVQSLFRKEMLWDVYEDFGTGKNSRTLASNLISFKRKQLQDHLSFLSYFAVFPNNISRDEAEFEQGLFKELSAIWDHPDIAGEWDTQFSDDPDDKKFCFSLDGSAFFVVGLHPQSSRKARRLPYNALVFNLYSQFNELRAKGQFDSIAALIRERDLKFQGSINPMVETYDNTWEAIQYSGKHNPPDWKCPFRKGTTKS; encoded by the coding sequence ATGTTTACGATTAGAAATATGAGTATCAAAGGTGTTGAAGAGGATATTAGAAACTTAATATCTCAAAAAAATTATCCTTGTGTTGCCGCAGTCCAATCTCTTTTTCGTAAAGAGATGTTGTGGGACGTTTACGAAGATTTCGGAACGGGCAAGAACAGTCGGACCTTAGCCTCAAACCTAATTTCTTTTAAAAGAAAACAGCTTCAAGATCATCTTTCGTTTTTAAGTTATTTTGCTGTTTTCCCCAATAATATTTCCCGCGATGAAGCTGAGTTTGAACAAGGACTGTTTAAGGAGCTTTCAGCAATCTGGGATCATCCTGACATTGCAGGAGAATGGGATACCCAATTCAGTGATGATCCCGATGATAAAAAATTCTGTTTTAGTCTTGATGGCAGTGCTTTTTTCGTCGTGGGTCTTCATCCCCAAAGCAGTCGTAAGGCGCGACGTCTTCCGTATAATGCTTTGGTATTTAATCTTTATTCTCAGTTTAATGAACTGAGGGCGAAGGGGCAGTTTGACTCCATAGCGGCGTTGATTCGCGAAAGAGATTTAAAATTTCAAGGCTCGATCAATCCCATGGTGGAAACTTACGATAACACCTGGGAAGCCATTCAGTATTCCGGAAAGCACAATCCACCTGATTGGAAATGTCCTTTCCGGAAGGGAACGACCAAGTCTTAG
- a CDS encoding zinc-dependent alcohol dehydrogenase, translated as MKAVCWQGTKHVEVQKVPDPQILNPRDIIVKITSTAICGSDLHLFDGVIPAMQKGDILGHEFMGEVVELGPHVKNLRVGDKVVVPFNISCGHCFFCHRQEYSLCDNSNPKPELAEKIYGHGASGLFGYSHMYGGYAGGQAEYARVPFGDVGPLKVPTDMDDEKVLFLSDIFPTGYMAAANCNIQMGDTVAVWGCGPVGLFAIESAYLLGAERVIAIDHVPERLQMAKNVCKAEVLNYEEVDVLDELNILTGGRGPDACIDAVGLEAHGTDLYSKYETAKMSVKMATDRPIALRQAIQACRKGGTVSIPGVYGGFLDKVPLGAAFAKGLTFRMGQTHVRKYMEALLEHIVQGDVDPSFLITHRINIEDAPDAYKTFLDKKDNCIKVVIKNH; from the coding sequence ATGAAAGCCGTTTGCTGGCAAGGAACAAAGCATGTCGAAGTTCAGAAGGTTCCCGATCCTCAAATTTTAAACCCTCGGGATATCATAGTTAAAATCACCTCCACGGCTATTTGTGGTTCGGATCTTCATCTTTTCGATGGCGTGATTCCGGCTATGCAAAAAGGCGATATCCTGGGACATGAGTTCATGGGCGAAGTTGTTGAGCTAGGCCCTCACGTTAAAAATCTGCGTGTCGGTGATAAAGTCGTTGTGCCATTTAATATCTCTTGTGGTCATTGTTTTTTCTGTCATCGCCAAGAGTACTCGCTTTGCGACAATAGCAATCCCAAACCCGAATTAGCTGAAAAAATTTATGGTCACGGAGCTTCGGGACTTTTCGGCTATTCGCACATGTACGGTGGATATGCCGGCGGCCAGGCAGAATATGCGCGCGTACCCTTTGGAGACGTCGGCCCTCTGAAAGTTCCTACGGATATGGACGATGAAAAAGTACTTTTTTTAAGTGATATTTTTCCAACCGGATACATGGCGGCTGCCAACTGCAATATTCAAATGGGTGACACTGTCGCTGTCTGGGGTTGCGGTCCTGTCGGGCTTTTTGCAATTGAAAGTGCTTATTTACTTGGAGCTGAAAGAGTTATTGCCATTGATCACGTTCCGGAACGATTGCAGATGGCGAAAAATGTTTGCAAGGCGGAAGTTTTAAACTACGAAGAAGTCGACGTCTTGGACGAACTCAATATTTTAACCGGAGGCCGCGGCCCCGATGCGTGCATTGACGCTGTCGGTTTAGAAGCCCACGGAACGGATTTATACAGCAAATATGAAACCGCCAAGATGAGTGTTAAAATGGCGACGGATCGCCCCATTGCTCTTCGCCAAGCCATTCAAGCTTGTCGCAAAGGCGGAACCGTTTCAATTCCAGGGGTGTACGGTGGCTTCTTAGACAAAGTTCCATTAGGTGCTGCCTTCGCCAAAGGTTTGACATTTAGGATGGGACAAACACACGTTAGAAAATATATGGAAGCTCTTTTGGAGCACATTGTTCAAGGAGACGTTGATCCTTCGTTTTTAATCACTCATCGAATCAATATTGAAGATGCTCCGGACGCTTATAAAACTTTTTTGGATAAAAAAGACAATTGCATCAAAGTCGTGATTAAAAATCACTAA
- a CDS encoding SRPBCC family protein has protein sequence MENQETVVTPEEQQQRLIDQGLYTSEAVTVLSSPEELYNFWLDPTNFMTFTEQLEAVHQISETKSHWVWRALKGGKTIEWVSEIVEQKPYLLIAWRSTPESDLRLSGRVEFVPLNYHRGTVVRVKMAYDLPTGKLLNLIEKTLGESPHRNLKINLIKLRELFEAGEIPKVEGQPAGNKREHETKTALH, from the coding sequence ATGGAAAACCAAGAAACAGTGGTGACTCCGGAAGAGCAGCAGCAACGCTTAATAGATCAAGGTCTTTATACGTCCGAGGCTGTCACCGTCTTAAGTTCTCCCGAAGAGCTTTATAACTTTTGGCTTGATCCCACTAATTTCATGACATTCACCGAACAGCTCGAAGCCGTTCATCAAATTTCTGAAACAAAATCTCACTGGGTGTGGCGGGCATTGAAGGGCGGAAAAACCATCGAATGGGTCAGCGAAATCGTCGAACAAAAACCGTACTTACTGATCGCGTGGCGCTCAACGCCGGAATCAGATCTTCGTCTTTCAGGTCGCGTGGAATTTGTGCCCTTAAATTATCACCGTGGAACCGTCGTGAGAGTCAAAATGGCCTATGATCTTCCGACAGGGAAACTTTTAAATCTTATCGAAAAGACTCTGGGAGAAAGTCCGCACCGAAATCTAAAAATCAACCTTATAAAACTTCGCGAATTGTTCGAGGCTGGAGAAATTCCTAAAGTGGAAGGCCAACCTGCCGGTAACAAACGTGAACATGAAACAAAAACCGCCCTTCACTAA
- a CDS encoding LysR family transcriptional regulator, with translation MDLNEVAIFVKVVQVGSFHQAAKQLDMPNSTVSAKVSSLEKRLGVTLLHRTTRKLQVTEAGQAFFNRSLNAIQELQGAEEEVTSNQGEPQGLLRITAPSALGSSLLPDVVAKCLSKYPKIQVELIFADRIVDLISEGVDLAIRAGELSDSSLVAKKLGVGYFAPFASASYLKNHGTPLHPKELREHSCLQFSPLGKEKWELVNKNKNKVTVSLSGRLIADDLNVIKDLVLAGEGIALLPTFICEMETKKNKLVRILPDWRSDVRPISFVYPPQKFVNPKLKAFMNLAIDDLKERLKDNEI, from the coding sequence ATGGATTTAAATGAAGTCGCTATCTTTGTAAAAGTCGTTCAAGTCGGAAGTTTTCATCAGGCTGCTAAACAGCTCGACATGCCGAACTCCACGGTGAGTGCTAAAGTTTCTTCCTTGGAAAAACGCCTTGGCGTCACGCTGCTTCACCGTACTACTCGAAAACTTCAAGTCACGGAAGCCGGCCAAGCTTTTTTCAATAGAAGTCTCAATGCCATTCAAGAATTGCAGGGAGCTGAAGAGGAAGTGACTTCCAATCAAGGCGAACCGCAAGGTCTTCTTCGCATCACGGCCCCTTCGGCTTTGGGAAGCAGCCTTTTACCGGACGTCGTTGCCAAATGCCTTAGCAAGTATCCAAAAATCCAAGTCGAACTGATTTTTGCGGACCGCATTGTCGATTTGATTTCAGAAGGAGTGGACCTCGCCATTCGCGCCGGAGAATTGAGCGATTCAAGTCTCGTCGCAAAAAAACTAGGCGTCGGTTATTTTGCTCCTTTTGCGTCGGCAAGTTATTTAAAAAACCACGGCACTCCCCTTCATCCTAAGGAACTTCGCGAGCACTCCTGTTTGCAATTCAGTCCGTTAGGAAAAGAAAAATGGGAGCTTGTGAATAAAAACAAAAACAAGGTCACCGTTTCTTTAAGCGGACGTTTGATTGCGGATGATTTAAACGTTATTAAAGATTTGGTGTTAGCTGGAGAAGGCATTGCACTTCTTCCCACTTTTATTTGCGAGATGGAAACTAAGAAAAATAAACTTGTGCGCATTCTGCCAGATTGGCGTTCGGATGTGCGACCGATCAGTTTTGTTTATCCACCACAAAAGTTTGTGAATCCAAAACTAAAGGCGTTCATGAATCTTGCCATTGATGACTTAAAAGAACGCTTGAAAGACAATGAAATTTAA
- a CDS encoding NADPH-dependent FMN reductase codes for MNLLLFAGSLRQDSYNRKLLAVAKELLSEIPDITVTVADLKTLAFPVYDGDIEAAGMPESVKSLGQMIQAADGLVIASPEYNASISSPLKNAIDWVSRLRPVPFERKPVLLMGTSPGAFGSIRGLGYTRAPFETLGSFLYPQPFAVPKAAEAFSLTGDLVDSATKQKLKTVLQNYVYFAHSLSGK; via the coding sequence ATGAATTTGCTTTTGTTCGCAGGTAGTCTGCGCCAGGATTCTTACAATCGAAAACTTCTTGCGGTTGCCAAGGAGCTTCTCTCTGAAATTCCTGATATTACGGTTACGGTGGCGGATCTTAAAACTTTGGCGTTTCCCGTCTATGACGGTGATATTGAAGCAGCGGGAATGCCCGAGTCTGTAAAGTCTTTAGGACAGATGATTCAAGCGGCGGACGGCTTGGTGATCGCAAGTCCTGAATACAATGCTTCGATTTCTAGTCCCCTCAAAAATGCAATTGATTGGGTGTCACGTCTTCGTCCGGTCCCATTTGAAAGAAAGCCGGTGCTGTTGATGGGAACATCACCGGGAGCATTTGGTTCTATTCGCGGGCTTGGATATACAAGAGCTCCTTTTGAAACCTTGGGTTCGTTTTTGTATCCTCAACCTTTCGCTGTACCTAAAGCGGCTGAAGCGTTTTCTCTAACAGGAGATCTGGTTGATTCAGCGACAAAACAAAAATTGAAAACGGTTCTACAGAACTACGTCTATTTTGCTCACAGTCTGTCTGGAAAATAG
- a CDS encoding OsmC family protein has translation MSVESSRILNGYNFQITSHDFKVLTDVPENQGGENKAPSPHDYIEIALASCTAITVQMYAKRKGIPLEYSDVKVQITSESSSGNEILREIRFVGNLTDEQKKNLLMIAEKCPIHKFLSAGAKIKTEMLG, from the coding sequence ATGTCGGTAGAGTCTAGTCGAATTTTAAATGGTTATAACTTTCAAATCACCTCTCACGATTTCAAAGTTCTGACGGATGTTCCAGAAAATCAAGGAGGAGAAAACAAAGCTCCTTCGCCTCACGATTATATCGAAATCGCACTTGCCTCTTGCACGGCGATCACTGTGCAGATGTATGCAAAAAGAAAAGGAATTCCCTTAGAGTATTCAGATGTGAAAGTGCAGATCACGTCGGAGAGTTCTTCAGGAAACGAAATTCTTCGCGAAATTCGTTTTGTTGGAAATCTGACGGACGAACAGAAAAAGAATCTTCTGATGATTGCAGAGAAATGCCCGATCCATAAGTTTCTCTCTGCCGGTGCGAAAATTAAAACAGAAATGTTAGGATAA
- a CDS encoding pirin family protein: MKKLLFSQQNNQRHWVGDGFPVRTIFTYNDLAKDISPFLLMDYAGPVEFPPSKHVRGVEEHPHRGFETVTLAYQGEVAHRDSSGGGGLIKSGDVQWMTAASGLVHEEKHGQEFSERGGLFEMVQLWVNLPKKDKMTSPRYQGIQAADIPNVNLPDNGGYVRVIAGDYDGHRGPAKTFTPINLWDIRMTAGHSATFKVPVGHTTAVFVLGGKVQLGTGETIGEAELAVLEKEGDTFTLNALQDAKVLFLGGEPIDEPIVGYGPFVMNSVGEIKQAFIDFQEGRMGSFDRAAENK; encoded by the coding sequence ATGAAAAAACTATTATTCTCTCAACAAAACAACCAACGTCATTGGGTCGGCGACGGCTTCCCTGTTCGCACTATCTTTACATACAATGATTTGGCAAAAGACATTTCTCCATTCTTGTTAATGGACTATGCAGGTCCCGTTGAGTTTCCTCCTTCGAAACACGTGCGTGGTGTTGAAGAACATCCTCACCGTGGTTTTGAAACTGTGACCTTGGCCTATCAAGGTGAAGTTGCTCACAGAGATTCCTCTGGCGGTGGCGGACTTATTAAATCCGGCGACGTGCAATGGATGACAGCGGCTTCGGGCCTTGTGCATGAAGAAAAACACGGCCAAGAGTTCTCTGAACGCGGCGGTCTTTTTGAAATGGTGCAGTTGTGGGTGAACCTTCCTAAGAAGGATAAAATGACAAGCCCTCGCTACCAAGGCATTCAAGCGGCAGATATCCCCAATGTGAACTTGCCTGACAATGGCGGTTATGTTCGCGTGATTGCGGGAGACTACGATGGACATCGTGGACCTGCGAAAACTTTTACGCCGATCAACCTTTGGGACATCCGCATGACAGCAGGTCACTCTGCAACATTCAAAGTTCCAGTAGGTCATACGACAGCGGTCTTTGTTCTTGGTGGCAAAGTGCAACTTGGAACCGGTGAAACCATTGGTGAAGCCGAACTTGCAGTGCTTGAAAAAGAAGGAGACACCTTCACATTGAATGCGCTTCAAGACGCGAAGGTCTTGTTCTTAGGTGGTGAACCTATTGATGAACCGATCGTTGGCTACGGACCTTTTGTGATGAACTCGGTTGGCGAAATCAAGCAAGCCTTTATTGACTTCCAAGAAGGACGCATGGGCTCTTTTGATCGAGCTGCTGAAAACAAATAA